A stretch of the Roseofilum reptotaenium CS-1145 genome encodes the following:
- a CDS encoding PRC-barrel domain-containing protein, which yields MISEKISQRSDFLGTQVITRNNGKRLGVVSQLWVDIDRREVVALSLRDNLLSGVLAGIPRYMYLSNIRQVGDVILVDDDDVIEDVNVEVYSSLIGSEVITEAGEMLGKVRGYRFDTEDYRVTSLIIASIGLPLIPEQVVSTYELTIDQIVSSGPNRLIVFEGAEEQMVQLSVGVLEKLGISQAPWEREGAEPYAMPIIDSEKQLGTGTPIHTQKPIPEMEPVMEEDWNADEWQKPQPAPMQQFKQPEPRYEQSYEEDNWGGDGDEDRSYREPSYRVDPPEVDNEEIPEAPYEPSYREIEEDAWADKDQEEPLDLPKVNIPETLKKPEYEG from the coding sequence ATGATATCGGAAAAAATCAGCCAACGCTCTGACTTTCTTGGAACCCAAGTCATCACCCGGAATAATGGCAAACGCTTGGGAGTCGTCAGCCAACTGTGGGTCGATATAGACCGGCGGGAAGTGGTTGCCTTAAGTTTGCGAGATAATCTGCTCTCAGGTGTTCTCGCCGGAATTCCCCGCTATATGTACTTGAGCAATATTCGCCAAGTCGGTGATGTGATTCTTGTTGATGATGACGACGTAATTGAAGATGTCAACGTAGAAGTTTACAGCAGCCTCATTGGTAGTGAGGTGATTACCGAAGCTGGGGAAATGCTCGGCAAAGTCAGAGGGTATCGCTTTGATACAGAAGATTATCGAGTCACTTCCTTAATTATTGCCTCGATTGGCTTACCCCTGATTCCTGAACAGGTGGTTAGTACCTATGAACTCACTATTGATCAAATTGTGAGCAGCGGGCCAAACCGCCTGATTGTGTTTGAAGGTGCAGAAGAGCAGATGGTGCAGTTAAGTGTGGGGGTACTAGAGAAGCTGGGTATTTCCCAAGCACCTTGGGAACGAGAAGGAGCTGAACCCTATGCTATGCCAATCATTGACAGCGAAAAGCAATTAGGTACAGGTACTCCCATACACACACAAAAGCCGATCCCCGAGATGGAGCCAGTCATGGAAGAAGATTGGAATGCGGATGAATGGCAAAAACCGCAACCGGCTCCCATGCAGCAGTTCAAGCAACCCGAACCTCGGTATGAGCAAAGCTATGAGGAAGATAACTGGGGAGGTGATGGGGACGAAGATCGCAGCTATCGAGAACCAAGCTATCGGGTCGATCCTCCTGAAGTAGATAATGAAGAGATTCCAGAGGCTCCTTATGAACCCTCCTATCGAGAGATAGAAGAGGATGCTTGGGCTGATAAAGACCAGGAAGAACCCTTAGATTTGCCGAAAGTTAATATTCCAGAGACTCTGAAAAAACCAGAGTATGAAGGATAA
- a CDS encoding slr1306 family protein gives MTTLIRRPLLVGGLGLGALLWLWASIQSSVSEWGEWVTLGAIAWGGIWWWRQNSVSVPVKTLSSPVNKETLERTFTQVEGAILLWSRFANAELATEEIDISSWQNRLNELKEEINRQTLKIAITGGKNVGKSSLFELLSQDWQIIETPALFTPNPSEEIQTQIEEQHRNSDVILLVISGDLTDSEYQTIQQLKNNHHHVILVLNKQDQYLPQELPSILQQINSRITGKLEKEDLVVTAAIPQPIKVRKHHPDGTVDEWMENPAPQIESLKSRLAQVADASHVPILGTIQRQAEALQSEIQAIWNQKRRDRALPAIEQYQWIAATTAFANPIPSLDLLTTGAITGQLILDIAKIYQPNQSFSLQQGQKVAAIVGELIVKLGLVELSTQTITNILKTNAITYTAGGLVQGISAAYLTRIAGLSLIEYFQTQDFNPEQGFNLEKLTSIIKTIFEQNQRTAFVQSFVTSAVNKLKLVQIKSI, from the coding sequence ATGACAACACTCATACGTCGTCCTCTGTTAGTTGGTGGCTTAGGATTAGGGGCACTTCTGTGGTTGTGGGCAAGTATCCAAAGTTCCGTGAGTGAATGGGGAGAATGGGTTACCCTGGGGGCGATCGCCTGGGGTGGGATTTGGTGGTGGCGACAAAATTCTGTCTCTGTTCCCGTGAAAACCCTTTCTTCACCCGTAAATAAGGAAACTCTAGAGCGAACGTTTACCCAGGTTGAAGGGGCGATACTCCTTTGGAGTCGCTTCGCGAACGCCGAGTTGGCGACAGAAGAGATTGATATTTCCAGTTGGCAAAATCGCCTCAATGAACTCAAAGAAGAAATCAACCGCCAAACCCTGAAAATCGCGATTACCGGCGGTAAAAATGTGGGAAAAAGTAGCCTGTTTGAGCTACTATCCCAGGATTGGCAAATTATCGAAACGCCTGCTCTATTTACGCCCAATCCGAGTGAAGAAATTCAAACCCAGATTGAAGAACAACACCGCAACAGCGACGTTATTCTGTTGGTCATTTCCGGAGATTTAACCGATTCTGAATATCAAACCATACAACAGCTAAAAAATAACCATCATCACGTTATTTTAGTCTTGAATAAACAAGACCAATACTTACCCCAAGAACTGCCCAGTATTCTCCAACAAATCAACAGCCGCATTACCGGTAAACTAGAGAAAGAGGATTTAGTGGTAACTGCCGCTATCCCTCAACCCATCAAAGTCCGCAAACATCACCCCGATGGCACTGTAGACGAATGGATGGAAAATCCAGCGCCCCAAATTGAATCCCTGAAAAGCCGTCTCGCGCAAGTGGCGGATGCTTCCCATGTGCCCATTTTAGGGACGATTCAGCGCCAAGCAGAAGCCTTACAGAGCGAGATCCAAGCGATCTGGAACCAAAAACGCCGCGATCGCGCTTTGCCGGCGATCGAGCAATATCAATGGATCGCTGCCACCACCGCCTTTGCCAACCCCATTCCCAGCCTCGATCTGTTGACAACCGGCGCAATTACGGGTCAACTGATTTTAGACATAGCTAAAATATATCAACCGAACCAATCCTTTAGCCTGCAACAGGGGCAAAAAGTTGCTGCTATTGTCGGAGAACTGATCGTGAAACTGGGATTAGTTGAACTCTCCACCCAAACCATTACTAACATTCTCAAAACGAATGCCATTACCTATACGGCAGGTGGACTGGTACAAGGCATCAGCGCTGCCTATTTAACGCGCATTGCCGGATTAAGTTTAATTGAATATTTCCAAACCCAAGACTTTAATCCAGAACAGGGCTTCAATTTGGAGAAGCTGACCTCGATTATCAAAACCATCTTTGAACAAAATCAGCGCACAGCGTTTGTTCA
- a CDS encoding (Fe-S)-binding protein: MTPAKSSNFLSQNPHLSSGFDPQNPPNPDLINTCVHCGFCLSTCPSYRVLGQEMDSPRGRIYLMDAINQGEAPLAPATSQHFDTCLGCLACVSTCPSGVQYDKLISATRHQVERNINRNIPDRIIRSLIFNLFPYPNRLIPLLYPLYFYQKSGLQSLIRRTNLLKKVSPRLAAMESILPQISLSSLHHSFADVIPAQGKKRYRVGVILGCVQRLFFNPVNAATIRVLTGNGCEVVIPKTQGCCGALPEHQGQTKPAQDLARQMIDSFANYDLDYVIINAAGCGHTLKEYGHILADDPNYQDRAKQFVSKVKDIQEFLAMVGLTAPLSPLAEEELKVVYQDACHLLHGQKISVQPRQLLKQIPGIQLKEPVDAALCCGSAGVYNMLQPEVAESLGDQKVNNLLNTGANLIASANPGCSLQIKKHLQQQGKTVSIFHPIELLDYSMRGITLSSLDRT; encoded by the coding sequence ATGACTCCCGCCAAAAGTAGTAATTTCTTATCTCAAAACCCCCATTTGTCCTCTGGATTTGATCCTCAAAATCCACCCAATCCCGATCTAATTAATACCTGCGTTCATTGCGGATTTTGTCTCTCCACTTGCCCCAGTTATCGCGTTTTAGGACAAGAAATGGACTCTCCTAGAGGACGCATTTATTTGATGGATGCGATTAACCAAGGTGAAGCTCCCTTAGCCCCCGCTACCTCCCAACATTTTGACACCTGTTTAGGATGTTTAGCCTGTGTTAGCACCTGTCCTTCAGGAGTGCAATATGATAAACTCATTTCCGCTACCCGCCACCAAGTCGAACGCAATATTAATCGCAATATTCCCGATCGCATTATTCGCTCCTTAATCTTCAATCTTTTTCCCTATCCTAATCGCTTAATTCCCCTTCTTTATCCCCTCTATTTCTATCAAAAATCAGGCTTGCAATCCCTCATTCGGCGCACCAATCTTCTGAAAAAAGTATCGCCTAGATTGGCGGCAATGGAATCCATTTTACCCCAGATTTCTCTCTCTTCCCTACACCATTCCTTTGCTGATGTCATTCCTGCCCAAGGGAAAAAACGCTATCGGGTGGGAGTCATTCTTGGCTGCGTGCAACGGCTGTTTTTTAATCCAGTGAATGCGGCAACGATTCGCGTTCTAACTGGGAATGGGTGTGAAGTTGTGATTCCCAAAACCCAAGGCTGTTGTGGGGCACTCCCAGAACATCAGGGGCAAACCAAACCCGCCCAAGATTTAGCACGCCAAATGATTGATTCCTTTGCCAATTACGATCTGGATTATGTGATTATCAATGCCGCTGGATGTGGACATACCCTAAAAGAATATGGTCATATTTTAGCTGACGATCCCAATTATCAAGATCGGGCAAAACAATTTGTCAGTAAAGTCAAAGATATTCAAGAATTTTTAGCCATGGTGGGCTTAACTGCACCCTTATCTCCCCTAGCTGAAGAAGAGTTGAAGGTTGTTTATCAGGATGCTTGTCATCTGTTGCATGGACAAAAAATCAGTGTGCAACCCCGCCAATTACTCAAACAAATTCCTGGCATTCAATTAAAAGAACCTGTAGATGCTGCCTTATGTTGTGGAAGTGCAGGAGTTTATAATATGTTGCAGCCAGAGGTGGCAGAAAGTTTAGGCGATCAAAAAGTGAATAATTTGCTCAATACGGGAGCTAATTTAATTGCTTCTGCAAATCCAGGCTGTAGTTTACAGATCAAAAAACATTTACAGCAGCAGGGTAAGACTGTTTCGATTTTCCATCCCATTGAGCTACTCGACTATTCCATGCGAGGCATTACCCTATCTTCCCTCGACAGGACTTAA
- a CDS encoding ATP-binding protein, which produces MSEIPTEVVARAGLRATEVNLDSTLKDLSLWECSVDVSQPGRVVAQIFKEYSLLPGVILTDKGEFAGMISRRRFLEQLSRPYGLEVFIRREIRVLNRLANQKVGQHLLPDHLIMPGTEPIVEAAVRSLERPPEKLYEPLVIKCSSHCYCLLDVHQLLLAQSRIHELTTKLLRENTQAHLIQTEKLASLGQMVAGLAHEIRNPVNTLWGNVKFLKTYSEDLLDLVEAYKEESGEDPEPIEEIKEDIDFEYLQNDLPELIDSMQESAERLNALVGGMRNFSHMGENHPQLANLHECLDSTLLILRNKLKYGIHLVKSYGELPLVECYSGQLSQVFMNLLTNAIDALNEREKSDQWKPEITITTQWLMESDQSEWVKIEVGDNGTGIPPEIQQRIFETFFTTKPVGKGTGLGLAISHQIVTEKHQGYLKLRSQIGSGTTFEIWLPVSLSSSSD; this is translated from the coding sequence GTGTCAGAGATACCAACAGAAGTAGTGGCTCGCGCCGGTCTGAGAGCCACAGAAGTAAACCTTGATTCAACCTTAAAAGACCTCTCGTTATGGGAATGTTCTGTGGATGTTAGTCAACCAGGACGTGTCGTCGCACAAATCTTTAAAGAATATTCCCTTTTGCCTGGAGTAATTTTAACAGACAAAGGTGAATTTGCCGGAATGATTTCCCGAAGAAGATTTCTAGAGCAACTGAGTCGTCCCTATGGTTTAGAAGTTTTTATCCGGCGAGAAATTAGAGTTTTAAATCGATTAGCCAATCAAAAAGTTGGTCAACATCTTTTACCCGATCACCTGATTATGCCCGGTACAGAACCTATTGTAGAAGCAGCAGTTCGCTCTTTAGAACGTCCTCCAGAAAAACTCTATGAACCCTTAGTCATAAAGTGTTCAAGCCATTGCTATTGTTTGCTCGATGTTCATCAATTACTCCTAGCTCAATCCAGAATTCATGAACTAACCACGAAACTATTACGCGAAAATACTCAAGCCCATCTGATTCAAACCGAAAAATTAGCCAGTTTAGGGCAAATGGTAGCTGGATTAGCTCATGAAATCAGAAATCCAGTTAATACCCTATGGGGAAATGTAAAGTTCTTAAAAACCTATAGTGAGGATTTACTAGATTTAGTAGAAGCTTATAAGGAAGAATCTGGAGAAGATCCGGAACCCATTGAAGAGATCAAAGAAGATATTGACTTTGAGTATTTACAGAACGACTTACCCGAACTAATTGATAGTATGCAGGAGAGTGCAGAGCGCTTAAATGCCTTAGTCGGTGGAATGCGGAACTTTTCTCATATGGGTGAAAACCATCCCCAACTGGCGAATCTTCATGAATGTTTAGATAGTACCTTATTGATTTTACGGAATAAACTCAAATATGGAATTCACTTGGTGAAAAGTTATGGAGAGTTGCCCTTAGTTGAGTGTTATTCAGGGCAATTGAGCCAAGTCTTTATGAATTTACTCACCAATGCGATTGATGCTTTAAATGAACGGGAAAAATCTGATCAATGGAAACCAGAAATTACGATTACCACTCAATGGTTAATGGAATCCGATCAGTCAGAATGGGTTAAAATTGAGGTGGGAGATAATGGAACGGGGATACCTCCAGAAATTCAACAGCGTATTTTTGAAACATTTTTTACAACTAAACCCGTGGGAAAAGGGACGGGATTAGGATTAGCCATTTCCCACCAGATTGTAACTGAAAAACATCAAGGATATCTGAAACTGCGATCGCAAATTGGAAGCGGTACAACCTTTGAAATTTGGTTACCTGTCTCCCTTTCCTCCTCCTCAGATTAA
- a CDS encoding RNA-guided endonuclease InsQ/TnpB family protein has translation MYYDNIMRTLKFKLYKHKRNRYLKRQINAAGVIYNHCIALHKRSYRLWGKHLNCAQLQKHTAKLRKRNPFWQLVGSQAVQDICQRIDKAYNLFFKHQGLASLTNHGKDLRPPGFKKIKKYKSLALSSQKKGSRNWHKARLNLARKHEKIVNRRRDWQWKLAHELTNWFDVLYFETLNLKGMQRLWGRKIGDLALAEFLSILEWVAAKKSKRVVYIDRWFPSSKTCSECGHVLNELKLKDRQWSCLSCSTEHDRDLNAARNLKSVGASTDSLGFSQTVPDCYCCLSGESPHLQVGEYVKIKNKYFAREEDSSPNNDIGKNQPTL, from the coding sequence TTGTATTATGATAATATCATGAGAACCCTAAAGTTTAAGCTATACAAACATAAACGAAATAGATACCTGAAGCGACAGATAAATGCTGCTGGGGTCATCTATAATCATTGTATAGCACTTCACAAACGGTCCTACCGATTGTGGGGTAAACACTTAAACTGTGCCCAACTGCAAAAACATACTGCTAAGTTAAGAAAGCGTAATCCTTTTTGGCAATTAGTTGGTTCTCAGGCGGTTCAAGATATTTGCCAGCGAATAGATAAAGCTTATAATCTATTCTTCAAACATCAGGGTTTGGCTTCGCTCACCAACCACGGAAAAGATTTGAGACCGCCAGGTTTTAAGAAGATTAAAAAATATAAGTCCTTAGCTTTATCTAGCCAGAAAAAAGGATCTAGAAATTGGCACAAGGCAAGACTTAATCTGGCTCGCAAACATGAAAAGATTGTTAACCGTAGACGAGATTGGCAGTGGAAATTGGCCCATGAGTTAACCAATTGGTTTGATGTTTTGTACTTTGAAACTCTTAATCTGAAAGGAATGCAACGACTTTGGGGTAGAAAGATCGGTGATTTGGCATTGGCTGAATTTCTTTCTATTCTTGAATGGGTAGCTGCTAAAAAATCTAAGCGTGTAGTTTATATCGATCGATGGTTTCCCAGTTCCAAGACTTGTTCTGAATGCGGTCATGTACTCAATGAACTGAAGCTCAAAGATCGTCAATGGTCTTGTCTTTCATGTTCAACCGAGCATGATAGAGATTTAAATGCGGCTAGAAACCTTAAATCAGTTGGGGCATCAACTGATTCGTTAGGCTTTAGTCAGACAGTCCCAGACTGCTATTGCTGTTTGAGCGGAGAATCCCCGCACCTTCAGGTCGGGGAGTATGTCAAAATAAAGAATAAATATTTCGCCAGAGAAGAGGACTCGTCCCCTAATAATGATATCGGAAAAAATCAGCCAACGCTCTGA
- a CDS encoding class I SAM-dependent methyltransferase produces the protein MDLSIRQAYETWGVEDFYQQQGATYRNPHEERIGQVLAQGLIDVPRGSLPVLDLACGSGEVTLALRQLGWQDIQGIDPYTQEAYLERTGQVAEGYRFEDIEQGVLWGREYGLIVCSFALHLVERSRLPALVYQLSWIGDRLMIVTPHKRPEISPKWGWILVHEFCLERVRSRLYLSGNRPL, from the coding sequence ATGGATTTATCGATTCGTCAGGCTTATGAAACCTGGGGAGTAGAAGACTTTTACCAACAGCAGGGAGCAACCTATCGTAATCCCCATGAGGAGAGGATTGGGCAAGTTTTGGCTCAGGGGCTAATAGATGTACCGAGAGGGAGTTTACCCGTTTTGGATTTGGCTTGTGGGAGTGGCGAAGTGACGTTGGCTTTGCGTCAGTTGGGATGGCAGGATATACAGGGCATCGATCCGTATACTCAGGAGGCTTATCTAGAGCGCACGGGACAGGTGGCCGAGGGTTATCGATTTGAAGACATTGAGCAGGGAGTGTTGTGGGGACGTGAATATGGGTTAATCGTGTGTAGTTTTGCGCTGCATTTGGTGGAGCGATCGCGCTTACCGGCCTTAGTGTATCAGTTAAGCTGGATTGGCGATCGCCTGATGATTGTCACTCCCCATAAACGCCCGGAAATCTCCCCGAAATGGGGCTGGATATTAGTTCATGAGTTTTGCTTAGAACGGGTGCGATCGCGCCTCTATCTTTCTGGGAATAGACCCTTATAA
- a CDS encoding NADP-dependent isocitrate dehydrogenase, which yields MYEKISPPETGEKITFAEGKPIVPDHPILPFIRGDGTGVDLWPASQKVFDAAVQAAYGGKRKISWFKVYAGDEACEQYGTYQYLPEDTLKAIEEYGVAIKGPLTTPIGGGIRSLNVALRQIFDLYACVRPCRYYAGTPSPHKTPEKMDVIIYRENTEDIYLGIEWREGTEIVKKLIEYLNTDLIPSTPEHGKKQIRLDSGIGIKPISKTGTQRLVKRAIQNALRLPKEKQTVTLVHKGNIMKYTEGAFRDWGYELATTEFRQECVTERESWILSNKEENPDISLEDNAHKLEPGYDALTAEKKEEACAEVKAVLDAIWESHGNGKWKEKIMVNDRIADSIFQQLQTRPGEYSILATMNLNGDYLSDAAAAIVGGLGMGPGANIGDSCAIFEATHGTAPKHAGLDRVNPGSLILSGVMMLEYMGWQEAADLIKMGIEKAISNREVTYDLARLMEPPVKPPLKCSEFADAIIKYFG from the coding sequence ATGTACGAAAAAATCAGCCCTCCTGAAACCGGCGAAAAAATTACCTTTGCTGAAGGTAAACCCATTGTTCCCGACCATCCCATCCTTCCCTTCATTCGTGGAGACGGTACGGGGGTAGACCTTTGGCCCGCCTCTCAGAAGGTCTTTGATGCTGCCGTTCAAGCAGCCTATGGTGGAAAACGGAAAATTTCCTGGTTTAAGGTGTACGCTGGTGACGAAGCTTGCGAACAATATGGAACGTACCAGTATTTACCTGAAGATACTCTAAAGGCGATCGAAGAATATGGAGTTGCTATCAAAGGTCCCTTAACCACCCCCATTGGTGGCGGTATTCGCTCCCTCAACGTTGCTCTGCGGCAAATTTTTGATCTCTATGCTTGCGTGCGCCCCTGTCGTTACTACGCCGGAACTCCCTCGCCCCACAAAACGCCAGAGAAAATGGACGTAATTATCTATCGGGAAAATACCGAAGATATTTACCTCGGTATTGAATGGCGCGAAGGCACAGAAATCGTCAAGAAACTGATTGAATACCTCAATACCGACCTCATTCCTTCTACTCCTGAGCATGGGAAAAAACAAATCCGTCTCGACTCTGGTATTGGCATTAAACCCATCAGTAAAACCGGAACTCAACGACTGGTGAAGCGGGCTATTCAAAACGCCCTTCGCTTACCCAAAGAGAAACAAACGGTCACCTTGGTTCATAAAGGCAATATTATGAAATATACCGAAGGAGCCTTCCGCGACTGGGGTTATGAATTAGCCACCACTGAGTTTCGCCAGGAATGTGTAACTGAGCGCGAATCCTGGATTTTGAGCAATAAAGAAGAAAATCCAGACATTAGTTTAGAAGACAATGCTCACAAACTCGAACCCGGTTATGATGCCTTAACTGCCGAGAAAAAAGAAGAAGCTTGCGCTGAAGTAAAAGCCGTTCTGGATGCGATTTGGGAAAGTCACGGTAATGGGAAATGGAAAGAGAAAATCATGGTCAATGACCGGATTGCCGATAGTATTTTCCAACAACTACAAACCCGTCCTGGAGAATATTCGATCCTCGCTACCATGAACCTAAATGGGGATTATCTCTCGGATGCTGCTGCCGCGATTGTTGGGGGTTTAGGTATGGGGCCAGGGGCCAATATTGGCGATAGTTGCGCTATTTTTGAAGCAACCCATGGCACTGCTCCCAAACATGCGGGTTTGGATCGGGTCAATCCTGGATCATTGATTCTTTCTGGAGTCATGATGTTAGAATACATGGGCTGGCAAGAAGCCGCAGACTTGATTAAAATGGGCATAGAAAAGGCGATTTCTAATCGGGAAGTGACCTATGATTTAGCCCGACTTATGGAGCCTCCGGTTAAGCCCCCTCTGAAGTGTTCGGAGTTTGCTGACGCGATTATTAAATACTTTGGCTAA
- a CDS encoding Uma2 family endonuclease: MLLNYNPRACLPSAEDLPDSDDTPVDNELQDLIPSLLKAMLALIWAERMDWFFGVDMGIYYDPKEPAIVPDGFLSVGVPRIIDSDLRLSYVLWEEQKLPTLVLEVVSHKRRKEYTQKKEAYAQMGILYYAIYNPLRKRKQKLEVYELKDGEYELLSGEVVWLSQLNLGIGKAEGTYQGITREWLYWYDEQGERYLTPEERMISAQQQALFTEKRALSAEQKAEKLAQKLRELGIDPDLLDP, from the coding sequence ATGTTACTCAACTATAATCCCAGAGCTTGCTTACCCTCTGCTGAAGATTTACCCGATTCTGACGATACTCCTGTGGATAACGAACTACAAGACTTAATTCCCAGTTTGCTTAAAGCGATGCTGGCTTTAATTTGGGCAGAGCGGATGGATTGGTTTTTTGGAGTAGATATGGGGATCTATTACGATCCCAAAGAACCCGCTATTGTCCCCGATGGCTTTTTGAGTGTAGGTGTGCCCCGAATTATTGACTCTGATTTACGTCTCTCTTATGTATTGTGGGAAGAGCAGAAATTACCCACCCTCGTGTTAGAAGTCGTTTCCCATAAACGGCGGAAAGAATATACTCAGAAAAAAGAAGCATACGCCCAAATGGGGATTTTATATTATGCGATCTATAATCCCTTAAGGAAAAGGAAACAAAAGTTGGAAGTGTATGAACTCAAAGACGGTGAATATGAATTATTATCTGGGGAAGTGGTGTGGTTATCCCAGTTGAATTTAGGCATTGGTAAAGCGGAGGGAACGTATCAAGGAATCACCAGAGAATGGCTCTATTGGTATGATGAGCAGGGAGAACGCTATTTAACGCCAGAAGAGCGAATGATCTCAGCTCAACAACAGGCATTATTCACTGAAAAACGGGCATTATCTGCTGAACAGAAAGCAGAGAAACTTGCCCAAAAATTGAGGGAATTAGGCATTGATCCCGATCTCCTAGACCCATAA
- a CDS encoding FAD-binding oxidoreductase: MTAIAPNSLLEPSQLLPFEQLEPSLQQRFQQAWQPGSPLPSVVYPKTQEQLSEVMKLAKANQWQVLPWGAGSKIHWGGIGKPVDLIISTQRINQVIEHAAGDLTITVEAGITLAQVKEFLAPHNQFLAFDPAYPNQATIGGIIATADTGSWRHRYGGVRDRLIGLSFIRSDGEIAKAGGRVVKNVAGYDLMKLFIGSYGSLGILSQATFRLYPIPKHSATVVLSGNPEAIAQATQTLLNSSLTPTALDLRPQNDQILLIARFQSISLSVQEQAKRVFDLSQALGLSAQIYEQQEESQLWATWQHQIWETHPQKVICKLGIRPTEVVNLLLKIEQLAQVQSQCVLHARTGLGILRCNQIRSTQLLELRSYLTSHGGFLSVLEASSSLKQSLDVWGCTGNALKIMQNIKHQFDPDNLLSGDRFIR; the protein is encoded by the coding sequence GTGACTGCGATCGCCCCTAACTCCCTCCTCGAACCTTCCCAACTGTTACCCTTTGAACAGCTCGAACCCTCCCTACAACAGCGTTTTCAACAGGCTTGGCAACCCGGATCGCCCCTTCCTTCTGTGGTATATCCCAAAACTCAAGAACAATTGAGCGAGGTGATGAAACTTGCCAAAGCTAACCAATGGCAGGTTTTACCCTGGGGAGCAGGCAGTAAAATTCATTGGGGTGGCATCGGTAAACCAGTAGATCTTATCATCAGTACTCAACGCATCAATCAGGTGATTGAACATGCAGCCGGAGACCTCACGATTACTGTAGAAGCCGGGATAACCTTGGCACAGGTGAAGGAATTTCTCGCGCCCCACAACCAGTTTTTAGCCTTCGATCCAGCCTACCCCAACCAAGCCACCATCGGCGGTATCATTGCGACAGCGGATACCGGAAGTTGGCGACATCGGTATGGTGGCGTGCGCGATCGCCTGATTGGACTCTCCTTTATCCGCAGTGATGGTGAGATTGCCAAAGCAGGGGGCAGAGTCGTCAAAAATGTTGCCGGTTATGACTTGATGAAACTGTTCATCGGCAGTTATGGCAGTTTGGGGATACTTTCTCAAGCCACGTTCCGCCTATATCCGATTCCCAAACATTCAGCTACTGTGGTGCTTTCAGGAAATCCAGAGGCGATCGCCCAAGCCACCCAAACCCTACTGAATTCCAGTTTAACCCCCACTGCCCTCGATTTAAGACCCCAAAATGACCAAATTCTGCTCATTGCTCGGTTCCAAAGTATATCCTTAAGTGTGCAAGAACAAGCTAAACGAGTATTCGATCTTAGCCAAGCATTAGGATTGAGCGCCCAAATCTACGAGCAGCAGGAAGAAAGCCAACTATGGGCAACCTGGCAACATCAAATTTGGGAAACCCACCCCCAAAAGGTTATCTGTAAACTCGGTATTCGTCCCACCGAAGTCGTTAACCTGTTGCTAAAAATTGAACAACTTGCCCAAGTGCAAAGTCAATGTGTGCTTCACGCTCGTACTGGCTTAGGTATACTACGATGCAATCAAATTCGATCGACACAACTGTTGGAGTTGCGATCTTATCTTACCTCCCATGGCGGCTTTCTCAGTGTCTTAGAAGCCTCCTCATCCCTAAAACAATCCCTAGACGTATGGGGATGTACAGGAAATGCACTTAAAATTATGCAAAATATCAAGCATCAATTCGATCCCGATAACTTACTCAGTGGCGATCGCTTCATTCGATAA